DNA from Micromonospora nigra:
AACGACCCGGAGAACGTGATCATCGACATGACCCACGCCCACGTGTGGGACGCCTCGTCCGTCGCGGCCCTCGACGCGATCACCACGAAGTACGCCGCCCGCGGCAAGACCGTCGAGATCATCGAGCTGAACAAGAGCAGCGCCGCCATCCACGGCACCCTCGCCGGCACCCTCAGCGCGGGCCACTGATGCCGGACGCCCTGCGGGACACCGGGCCGCAGCACTCCTGCGGCCCGGCCGCCGGCCGGCTGATGCAGATCGGCGAGGCCGCCGACCGCGTCGGACTGAGCATCCGCACCATCCGGCACTACGAGGACGCCGGGCTGATCGTCCCGTCCGCGCGCAGCGAGGGCGGCTTCCGCCTCTACACCGAGCCGGACCTCGACCGACTCGCCGTGGTCAAGCGGATGAAACCGCTCGGCTTCACCCTCGACGAGATGCGGGACCTGCTCGGCGTCCTCGACGCCCTGCCCACCGCCGA
Protein-coding regions in this window:
- a CDS encoding MerR family transcriptional regulator, which translates into the protein MPDALRDTGPQHSCGPAAGRLMQIGEAADRVGLSIRTIRHYEDAGLIVPSARSEGGFRLYTEPDLDRLAVVKRMKPLGFTLDEMRDLLGVLDALPTADPDDRPALLDRLGMFHTVATARVTALREQLAAATGFADTLRHQLDQHTSPR